A window of Aedes aegypti strain LVP_AGWG unplaced genomic scaffold, AaegL5.0 Primary Assembly AGWG_AaegL5_hic_scaff_569_PBJ_arrow, whole genome shotgun sequence contains these coding sequences:
- the LOC110681200 gene encoding uncharacterized protein LOC110681200 translates to TRTDAEKDGGVSVSSASPLPAPEITEQIIKSPPEPTRVKSPEQIIMRSPDPVNWTVPLDTGKTFTVTQNVREGDPMIRPHSEIKASTPVDHPPPAPQSAPPELSEQIKLPNTKLEPDSIKESEDEDDDLLKSKSSVTSSVNQPISVAVPVESAALPATTVPQPTAVDTSAPAQSNPEPVRFDKPVPGSTLRCLEDPDFDSDINSPQGSRNVASEVLDKARDRFDRFWGNPDGAKPDES, encoded by the exons ACGAGGACGGACGCCGAAAAGGACGGTGGCGTCTCGGTGTCCAGCGCCAGCCCCCTTCCGGCACCGGAAATCACCGAGCAGATCATCAAATCACCGCCGGAACCAACGCGAGTCAAATCTCCCGAGCAGATCATTATGCGCTCACCGGATCCTGTCAACTGGACCGTTCCGCTCGATACGGGTAAAACCTTCACCGTGACCCAAAACGTCCGCGAAG GTGATCCTATGATCCGACCTCATAGCGAAATCAAGGCTTCAACTCCAGTGGACCATCCACCACCAGCACCACAATCAGCACCGCCAGAGCTTTCAGAACAAATCAAGTTACCTA ATACAAAACTTGAACCAGATTCGATCAAGGAATCCGAGGACGAAGATGATGACCTGCTAAAGTCCAAATCGTCCGTCACTTCGTCGGTGAACCAACCGATTTCGGTGGCCGTTCCGGTTGAATCTGCGGCCTTACCGGCAACGACAGTACCTCAACCGACAGCCGTGGACACGTCGGCGCCAGCACAAAGCAACCCGGAACCGGTGCGGTTCGACAAACCCGTCCCCGGGTCCACACTTCGCTGTCTGGAGGATCCGGACTTCGATTCGGACATCAACTCACCGCAGGGTAGCCGAAACGTTGCCTCCGAAGTGTTGGACAAAGCCCGGGATCGGTTC